A window from Nocardioides mesophilus encodes these proteins:
- a CDS encoding DUF2975 domain-containing protein, which yields MSGWAIRTLRVVIVVALAGSLVVQAGMVALLWLDTDDEPTGIGISLVVIGVLGVLALQVVAVCIWRLLTMVGRGTVFSHQAFRYVDIVIGAIGASSVLIFAIAVVARFANHATPGDEVAPGLVGLICGFALVAAGVALVVYVMRSLLAQAVARDVEAKHLQSELDEVI from the coding sequence ATGAGCGGCTGGGCTATCCGGACACTGCGTGTGGTGATTGTTGTCGCGCTGGCAGGGTCCCTCGTGGTGCAGGCGGGAATGGTGGCCCTGCTGTGGCTCGACACCGACGATGAGCCCACTGGAATTGGGATCTCACTGGTCGTCATTGGGGTGCTCGGCGTGCTGGCACTGCAAGTGGTCGCGGTGTGCATCTGGCGGCTCTTGACGATGGTCGGGCGCGGCACGGTCTTCTCCCACCAGGCGTTCCGCTACGTCGACATCGTGATCGGCGCGATTGGCGCCTCATCAGTACTCATCTTCGCCATTGCCGTGGTCGCGCGCTTCGCCAACCACGCCACGCCAGGAGACGAGGTCGCTCCCGGCCTGGTCGGCCTGATCTGCGGGTTCGCACTCGTGGCCGCTGGCGTCGCCCTGGTCGTCTACGTGATGCGATCCCTGTTGGCCCAGGCAGTCGCCCGGGACGTCGAAGCCAAGCACCTGCAATCCGAGCTCGACGAGGTGATCTGA